The genomic window CACAATAGCCTGCTTCACCCTGTAACAGTATCACAATATTTACCTTACTGTAGGATCCCAACAGTTGTTTTCCTTTATATTGAATCAGAAAGTGAGTATTACACAGTAAAATAACATATGCCGGTGTGATGCCAAAGTGATCATTcacaggtaaattatctgaTGAATTGTTTCTAGCAACATAATGTGTTTTCATTTAAGTGAATATAGGATTTTGGGACTATATTTAGATGATATTTAGACTTTGGACTGCACATGGATATTTGAAGACTGCATGTCCATGATCATCATGACATCTTAATGTTATATTCTTGATATCATATTAACTTTGATccaaaaatgatgtaattttttatatatacaccaggtGTATTCAGACAGAAATGATATTATATGAGCTTACACCAATATTACAACAAAAGTGTGTAAAACACATATTGGGATAAATTTACCAACGTGTACAAAAATTAATATTACCTTTTATGTACTTCTTCCATTTCATCATCCTTGCGTTTCTTGACCTCTTCTATTTGATCTTTGGCTCTGTCCAGCTCAATACGATGCCTTGCTTTCATTTCagacatttcatttttaattctACGGTTTTCCTCATCAGTGGTTACAAGTCGATCAGCAAATTCCTGTCTTATAATGTCCGAGACACGATCTCTCTCCTTGTGCATTTTATCTGTCAGCTGAAGCAAGTTTTAAGAGTtatgtatgataaatatataaattcagTAATGTTCAACACCCGGATCAAATTTTTTATACATACTTTTATACTGCAACACCAGATAGACTAAACAGGTATTAGACTTTTTTTAGATATagcacacatacatgtatgcatacTTTAACAAGTAACTCAAAACACATGCAGTAAGTCAAGTTCACATATAAGGGCTGATTATGAACAGATTATCAACAAAACAATGTGTAAacctaatgtaaatataaagaaCTTTTGtatgtcatacatgtattataaataatataccCCGGCATGTATAATATCAATCTGTTAgcaaatgaaaattgaaaaaatctttgttaaattgatatttctaACATCTTTTGTAACAGCCTAGGTTTCCAACAATTCGTCATTTTCCACATTCCCTGACAAGAATTTCTGTAAATTCAGTGCCCATTAGTCAGATATACCTGATTGTGGGAAACTTACTTGCTGTAGTTGGGCAATTTCTTGatctttttgttttaaatacactTTAAGGCATTCATTTTCTCCTTCAACTTCAGTTAGTTTTGCCTGGAACAgatcaaaaacaacaaaaggtCAAGTCAGACTGTATTGCTCACCTTTATATTAATGTTTGAAGGATCGATGAAGATCCTTTCCATATTAAGACCTACAAGCCATATCTCAAGGCTCAATGTTGAACACATGAGATAATCTTGGTTGCATGATGGTGTTTTTCTCTTCAAAATTTCTTAAAGTCCAAATGGCACACTTATGAATAAATGTAAGAAATGGTTATCTTTTCAAGCAGAATGTCccataaaaaaaataagcaaattaaaaatttaaaataaaccTACCttcatttcattgtatttttctAAAGCTTGCATTTCAGATCGTTCCAAATCCTTCATCtctgtttgatatttttctcgTATTCTCCTGTGTAAAAGTAACATTAAGCCATTATCTACATGCATAAGAAGCAAGCCATAGCTAATGTTGCAAATGCTCTAGCATGCTTAAAATGAGGAATTATGATCCTTCTTATGGTATGGAAATTCACGAACATCAATCTAAAAATTTCACCAgaataataaaacaagtattTAGCAAGTGCAAGAAAAGATTGTGAAGCTCACCagcagcagcaatcacactatgcactaatttttttatgtatgtataagcatgtcattttgaaattgtacgtcacataacatcactcctagacctctaatggacaTGTATAAATcaaagctttccaaaaacttaccccaaaaatctAAGGTGGATTAATTTTATGgtaccccaaaaactttaaagtgggttttggtgctAAAAAAGTTAATTCCACAAAATGCTTAAAcgcgaaaaaatcacaaattttttCTGCGTGATTTTGCCTTAACATCACTCCCAGACCTCTAATAAATGTacaaaccaaattagaagggtgtgaggtgtatgcTTTTGGACTTTACATTTCTCCCGTTTACTGGTATGTTGAAATTGTTATTTCAACTTAATTTTGTGTTTAAAGTTTTAAGTAATCTTACTTGATCTTGTTTTCTGCAGTTCGTTCACAATCTTCACGTGATGAAGTGGCATCATCCTCGAGTCTAGAGATAACCAACTCAATCTCCTTGTCCCGGTCTCGCTTCACTTGATCCCTAAGTTCACGCTCCTTCTGCATGATCCAGGTATCCTGTTTTTTACGATAGTTCTCCTCCCACTGCTCCTTTTCGATCTTAACCTTCTCTTTTATATCTGTTGTTTCCTCCTGTCAGAAATATGTAGTACACACTTTGATAATCCAGACCAGACATTTGTAGAATCTCAGGACAATGGTATAGAACTTCAGTGGAGGTTTTTGTAGATTTACAGTGGAATTTCTCTGAACCGATCATGCACAGTACATGAATATTTGGCCATTTCAGAGAGGGTTCGCATTGGAGAAGTGATCGATTTTGACAAGTCAGGAATCGAGAATACTACTGATCAGATGACGTTTTATATCTTTTAAGCAGTGTTAATATTATGGAAGTTAATAGATACATACCCCGGTATATAGATtgcaaaatttataaaaattaaagTATTCAAACAAGTTCTTATACTGATTGCAAATGTAAACAAGTCATTGGCAAAGAACTGCATCCAGCCTGTCACTACACCTGTGTTTATGGGGCACAATAAgggatatttcattaaaatctggAACGGTTTTACAAAATAAGAACAAGAACTTTAAACATTAACCAGTTCCTACTGGCCTTATTTAGGACACtgatattacattttaaaattagatGCGAAACTCTGGCTTTATAGCTCTACACTTGTTCCTTATGGTAAAACAGACCATACTGCTTCCATGATGCATGTTGACTTGTTTTAATCTTGACCGTTTTGAttagtatacaattatatcaaTACTCCTCTATTCATGGGTGTTATGTACCAATTTACCTACTACATCGTCATTTCTATTGGTAAATATCAAGAGGTGATTGGATTTGAGAAGGATCGGTTGTGGGAAATTGCAATGTACTTAGTTCAAACATTGCTAATATGCATGTGCAATATAAGCCTTTGTCATACTTGATCTACATATTAACTTGGTCACAAACTATTCATTTTAAGAAAAAGCTAATGAACATGAACCAATCAAATCAGAATTCAGATACCACATCAATTATGCATAAATATGCACATATTACATTGGTAATTAGCAAAAGTAGCCAAAGATTAGTAAATTGGGTAATAGCAAACTACATATCCTGTATCAAAACTTACATTATGTCTCCGTTCTTGTTCCTCTCTGGCCTTTTCAAACTCAGACTTCATGGCATTGAGTGCATGTCGGTGGCTATCCTCAAGCTGTCGCTGTAGCTTATCAAGATCAGTCCTCTGGCGCGAAGCCTGCTGGGCAACCCGGTCCTTCTCTTCCTGAACCTCGGTGTATAGCCGCCGACGCTGCTGCTGGTATGCTTCCTCTTCATTTTGTAGCTCTTTCTCATATCTacatgatgaaaataaaataaatgaaaagaacatttatacaatgttgtttacaAAGTCAACAATCAACATAATCTCTGtagaaaaatggaaaaaaatgttttagatattgGAGGAAAACCCATAGGGAAAACCAATGGCCATCGGTGAGGGAACAACTAATCCGGCATAACTCATCCCAAGCTACCAGTGTATCTCGAACGCGTTATAGGGGAGATTTTTGAAAGCTCATGCTTGATTGCACTCCTTAGACAATTTATACACCAGTTTTCAGTGGTAGACATTTAAAACACTGTAGTGTAAACTTTTTATCTAAGAACCATAAAACAATAAGATATAAAATCCATTGGAATACCTTTGTTTGGCCAGTTCCCTCTCTCGTGCACATGCTGCTTCCTTCTCTTGTGCCAGCTGGTCTCGGAGTTCCTCGGTCATCTTTACATATCTTTGGGCAGCACGCTCGTCAGATTCAAGCAACTCTGCCTCATGGATCTGTTTCATCTTCTTGAACTCATTTTTGTGTTTGGCTATCAGCCTCTGTATCTCTGGCTCCAGTCCCTTCACTGTCATCTCCTTTTACACAACAACCAAAGCAAAAATCTTCattatgatttataattttCTTGGACTGGTTTTTAAAACTAGCACATTATCCTTCAGTCattagtgatattttaccatcatAGTCattagtgatattttaccatcatAGTCATTAGTGATATTTTACCCTACTCAAAGGTGTTTCCCCTCTAAAATACTCCAGCTgacattatttctttttaaatatcacTGACATTTCAACATATTCATGTGAAATAACTGCATACATTATGTATCATTTTTGGTTTTTAGGTATGTTTTGCAGTTAAGATTTGATATTGAGGTTGTGTCATAACCATTAACCACAGAAATGAAGTACTATATTAACTAAACTTTAACCAAAGAAATGAAGTACTATAACTAAACTATCATTAAGTCAGTTAAGTTAAATGCTCTTTATTACCATGTACAATTATTTCTATACctttatttttttagtcttatCTTCAATCCATCTCTCCCTTCTAAGCTTTTCAGCAGCTTCATGCATGTCTTTTAATTTCTTCATCTCAATTGAATGCCTTCAAGGgaaaattgatatacatttttattttgataaatgaacTCTAAAGAAACTTACAGATAGAGCTTGTTTTTATGCGAGTGCTTTCATACTGGAGGTAATCATTCATGTACATCGTGTATTAGTACCTACACTTCAGCAAAACACAGACTCCTTAAAACACTAATACGAGTGATGTGGGCCTAAATCCATATCAAGTTTGACATAAACCACTGCAATTGTTTttgagaataaaaaaaaatgtctctGTCAATCAGAGGTCAAGATATCTCagcaaatgtagtaccaatggaaaggtcttaagATAAGGAACAaacatgtcaaatataatcGCTATCTAAtaaagttaacatactgtagtCATTTTTttaagtaggtcaaaggtcatgatCAAGGTCAACAGGTCAACTAAGGAAATGGAAAGGTCTTGTGCCAAGGAACAAACATGTAAAATACCTAAGCTGTATCTGCATTAGTATTAACACAACATTGCTATGAAAACTTTAACATGGCTGTCTACGGAGATGACAAAGCCAGAGGTATAGCAATAGCTCCCCCGAGACTTCGTACAGGCGAGTTTAAAATTTTGCCGCCATCAATTGATATAAGAAATAGCTTACTTGTCATCCATGCTCCTAAACTTATCCTGGTATTTCCGATCCACAGTCTTCAACTCCTTTACTAGTTGTTCACACCTCTCACTCAAGCTTTTTTTGTCATCAATCAGCTGTTGTATGAACAGAAACAGGTTATGGGTGTTTTCTCATTCACCAGAAAGTCCTTCCTGGTAAGGACACTATAGACCTACACCAAACACTTTAATATAAACTAATCTGTAGGCTATTGGTCAGTGTGAACAAGTTATTACTGGCCCCTAACCTTttaaacatgtatgtttgttGGTGTCCCAATTTCATTGGCCAAGAACTGTTCAAAATTACTCTTTAATCATACAAGTGCTCTATGTACATGAATACAATATCAcagataaaaagataaaaaaaaatgtaattaccACTGCAAAAAAGACGTAGTTCTAGAAAGTTggttttcaatatatttcaagCTAAAACCTTTTTACAACTTAACTGAATTTGACGAATGGGTCTTGTCACTACTTTCACCCCTCTacttatatgtttataatcaATAACTCAATGTGATTGCATGTATTGTGTGTCACACAGTCGAATGCCTAACCATGCATGCAATGTTTGATATGGGGTTGTTAACAGGTGCTCTAGAAACCTTTATTTTCTCCGAATTTCATAATGAAGGTCAAAATGATGTATCATataccaaaagtaggtcacagtgttCTATAGTTTGATGGAAAAACTTTATTTAGTGCCCTgctttttaaaaaagaaaaaaatggtgTTAATCAGGATAAATTAAGTGGCAAATAGTATTTCCTTGCAAGCAGAAAAGTGAAAAATTCTCTGTAAAAATTAATACAGTAGGGGTTGTTTgtgattgttttcaaatgaattacttAAAAGatgattaaaaattaaattgagCAAGTATGGGACAGTTGAGTGAATTCAGCAacagttttatataatttacaaaccTGATCAATGAATGAGAGATGTCGTTTTATAGCCTCTTCATATTCATCCTTTTGTATTTCAAgcctttttttcatttctttgtcTGTTTCCTTTGCATGTCTGACTGTTAATTCACGCTGCTGGTTCTAAAATACAGGTGATTACTTTTAGGATATTTCTATTTGATTCTGACATGCTGTGTATGATGCAAAACCTTCTGCATGTTGTTTTCACAAAAATCTgcttatttaaatataaatgcaAATGTAAATGGAAGTATCTTAACTATTCAATGTTTACCTCATAGAAAAGGCAAGGGACACTGATATTTTGACATACAAAAACAGATTATTGAATAATGGACTCATTCAGACTTAATTTGAATTAACATCAATGTAaaaactgtaaaatatcaccatgCAACTAACAACTAATATTTACTTACTAGAGCTTTCTGTAGCATGCTAACTGTTCTTTTTTTCTCATCAAGTTCTAGTCGCTGTGACAACACTGTGGAAGTTACTTCGTTAGCAGCTTCCTGAGCGTGTTCAAGTTCAGCAAGCTCGTCTACAGAGGGTACAAGTGGTACTGGTCGGTCAAAGTCCTCTGATGCCTTACTTATCTCCTATAACAGAATAAAACCTTAAACAGCTGTCTTACCATAGAAGTCCTCTGGTGTCTTTATGCTGACATGACGTTATCTAGCACTCTAGCTATAAAAGATTTCTATAGTACTCTCACTACTTCAAAAACATGTATTCTAACATTTAGGAAAATGTTATCcacaatacatgtagttacatgatttttttaattgattctCAGTCATTAATAGTCCAAAAACGTAATgcttgtattttgttttaaatctatTGACTATTCACAAGTCATCCCGAGCATTTCAGATCCTAGCAATTATCTTACTGTTTCACACTCCATTTCTTTCATACCTTATTTGAGGAGAAGTTTCTTAGAGCTCCAAATTAGAAAATTAGCGAACAATTCATGTTTCTTTACCTGTAACAATTCATGTTTCTTTACTTgtaacaatttatatttcttaaCCTGTAACAATTTATGTTTCTTAACCTGTAACAATTCATGTTTCTTTACCTGTAACAATTCATGTTTCTTTACCTGTAACAATTTGTTTCTTTACCTGTAACAATGCATGTGTCTTTACCTGTAACAATGCATGTTTCTTTACTTGTAACAATTTATGTTTCTATACCTGTAACAATTCATGTTTCTTTACCTGTAACAATGCATGTGTCTTTACCTGTAACAATTCATGTGTCTTTACCTGTAACATTCATGTTTCTTTACCTGTAACAATGCATGTTTCTTTACCTGTAACAATTTATGTGTctttacctgtaacatttatGTGTCTTTACCTGTAACAATTCATGTGTCTTAACCTGTAACAATTCACGTTTCTTTACCTGTAACAATTCATGTTTCTTTACCTGTAACATTCATGTGTCTTTACCTGTAACAATTCATGTGTCTTTACCTGTAACATTCATGTGTCTTTACCTGTAACAATTCACGTTTCTTTACCTGTAACAATTCATGTTTctttacctgtaacatttatGTGTCTTTACCTGTAACATTCATGTGTCTTTACCTGTAACAATGCATGTTTCTTTACCTGTTCTACAGCACTGATTCTGTCAGCGACCTGTACTTCATCAAGGAAGGACATGATACTTTTGAGCTTGTCATCACTGAGGTAACCACTGGCAGCACCTCCGTCTCTCGGTCTGTTCAACTCCTGGAGTTTATCAGCAGTCAAATAGGCAACATCCTTCTCACTGGACTGGGCTACTTTCTCCAAGTCATCCACTaaagaaacaaatattaatttatcaGTACAATGAATCTACATTTTCCATGAACAGCACATGAAATTTGATACAACTGAAATCAGAACAAGTTGGAACAGTTTAATGTGTATGGTCATTACTGTAGAAACAGCTATCATGGTTTATATGTATGATCATTACTGTAGAAACAGCTATGATGGTTTATATGTATGGTCATTACTGTAGAAACAGCTATGATGGTTTATATGTATGATCATTACCGTAGAAACAGCTATCATGGTTTATATGTATGGTCATTACCGTAGAAACAGCTATGATGGTTTATATGTATGATCATTACTGTAGAAACAGCTATCATGGTTTATATGTATGATCATTACTGTAGAACAGCTATCATGGTTTATATGTATGATCATTACCGTAGAAACAGCTATGATGGTTTATATGTATGGTCATTACTGTAGAAACAGCTATCATGGTTTATATGTATGATAATTACTGTAGAAACAGCTATGATGGTTTATATGTATGGTCATTACTGTAGAAACAGCTATCATGGTTTATATGTATGATCATTACCGTAGAAACAGCTATTATGGTTTATATGTATGATCATTACTGTAGAAAGAGCTATGgttgtttatatgtatgatcATTACGGTAGAAACAGCTATGATGGTTTATATGTATGATAATTACTGTAGAAACAGCTATCATGATTTATATGTATGATCATTACCGTAGAAACAGCTATCATGGTTTATATGTAAGATAATTACCGTAGAAACAGCTATGATGGTTTATATGTATGATCATTACCGTAGAAACAGCTATCATGGTTTATATGTATGGTCATTACTGTAGGAACagctatcattatttatatgaaTGATCATTACTGTAGAAACAGCTATGATGGTTTATATGTATGGTCATTACTGTAGAAACAGCTATCATGGTTTATATGTATGATCATTACTGTAGAAACAGCTACCATGGTTTATATGTATGATCATTACCGTAGAAACAGCTATCATGGTTTATATGTATGGTCATTACTGTAGGAACagctatcattatttatatgaaTGATCATTACTGTAGAAACAGCTATCATGGTTTATATGTATGATAATTACTGTAGAAACAGCTATGATGGTTTATATGTATGGTCATTACTGTAGAAACAGCTATCATGGTTTATATGTATGATCATTACTGTAGAAACGCCATCATGGTTTAGTTTAATGTGTTGTCTActcatttgaaaattaataatGCTGAGGATGAAAATCTTTTTATAATATCTTGCGATCAATTACTCATTTTTAAGGAATCTGAAAAAGCATGTTTACAGCAAGTAAGCACGAATATTAGCATTTTTCAAGCACTTGTGAGCGaattccagcacttttccaGGACTAACCCCTAATTCCAGTACTTTTCATCATATGTACAAACAAtgaatcaaatacatgtatttcatagTTGAAAGAAAACTTTTGTGATACATGTGTTTAACCAATCTGGAGCctacactgtaatatattattACACTTACACCAGGCATTCTTCTTCTCTGGCTTAGGTGTGACCAAATGTTCCTCTTCCTCAAGCTTCTTCAGCGTCTCTAACAGGTCATTGAGTGTGGACTTGTTAGTGACCTCGCTATCAGGCCCTTTATACCCCTGACTCCGCTCAGTCAAGGTGTGGGTATCACTGTTACGGCTGCTGTCCATCTGGTTAACACTACTTGCAGACTACAAAAGAGAATATATCTAGTCATACAACTTACAAGGACAAAAATACATTGATCATTATTCTCCGTTGAAGTTTTAACATTGATACTGAAAACATCCAATGAAGTCCTTCTCTCTCTACTGTTGTAAAATAGAAGTGTTCAGCATTTAATTTGTCAACTTTTTAAATTCTTATATTGTATAGCATTCTATTAACAGCTATTATCAATTAATGATGGCTTTGTCAGTGTATAGTATACCTGCAGTTCTAACTATTGACATAATATTGGTTCCCTTGTGTTGATTTAACCTATATATTTAGTGTAAAGATACCAGTGTTTGCATCatattttccttattttacTCATTAAAGGATTCTCAGGGCAAGATATGGCGGAagataacaagagatcccagagggatcttggcgcccaccattgaatgatcttttataggttccatgtcagattgatcttttctctacttttcccttcttctaagtcttactaatctgtgtaaattcagaaacagccctctagatctagtacttttcaaacaaggggaacctatatataaaat from Pecten maximus chromosome 1, xPecMax1.1, whole genome shotgun sequence includes these protein-coding regions:
- the LOC117329474 gene encoding centrosomal protein of 131 kDa-like, yielding MSARSSSRSKARGEDVNLSLTGSQISSIRKSSSSRQSNLPGDKKGPNKETSRSSTHPKKNSGDAPNLSDRSQKSAVSAVSRASSKKGKSPGEDFLALFETSMQPKIKSASKQKQPSPNAVKVLWQEAPHKGELDSQRSTNSTQRVNNGGSGLLSPTMQQNFFQPSSIHSSSDSDDGGILSSSLNKIQSLQRKSHAAKSDSFKNKKPKEKTRPSRVNTTDSAVNHMNGVNGIANNMVTSVKSPRTKASLSSIENSYQNIKHKTPVNQVKEGLANHRFVSSTEEYVQTLTSAAIKIQRWYRKICVRRKRNEAVQMAGEAAIKRLLGKKKKDIEEHKLDLDFLDEEDRKIEERRKIRDDKAKQARQQAIQELQKKREEKRDEVKQKAEAEISYLQASGKITKTPAKANIGRKKSPTKSFGNTLKDNNVDRDAQANGKSARSAISDVKTMSARSQEGSEEFIESASSVNQMDSSRNSDTHTLTERSQGYKGPDSEVTNKSTLNDLLETLKKLEEEEHLVTPKPEKKNAWLDDLEKVAQSSEKDVAYLTADKLQELNRPRDGGAASGYLSDDKLKSIMSFLDEVQVADRISAVEQEISKASEDFDRPVPLVPSVDELAELEHAQEAANEVTSTVLSQRLELDEKKRTVSMLQKALNQQRELTVRHAKETDKEMKKRLEIQKDEYEEAIKRHLSFIDQLIDDKKSLSERCEQLVKELKTVDRKYQDKFRSMDDKHSIEMKKLKDMHEAAEKLRRERWIEDKTKKIKEMTVKGLEPEIQRLIAKHKNEFKKMKQIHEAELLESDERAAQRYVKMTEELRDQLAQEKEAACARERELAKQRYEKELQNEEEAYQQQRRRLYTEVQEEKDRVAQQASRQRTDLDKLQRQLEDSHRHALNAMKSEFEKAREEQERRHNEETTDIKEKVKIEKEQWEENYRKKQDTWIMQKERELRDQVKRDRDKEIELVISRLEDDATSSREDCERTAENKIKRIREKYQTEMKDLERSEMQALEKYNEMKAKLTEVEGENECLKVYLKQKDQEIAQLQQLTDKMHKERDRVSDIIRQEFADRLVTTDEENRRIKNEMSEMKARHRIELDRAKDQIEEVKKRKDDEMEEVHKRVKQAIVKKEEVLNQVRQQYQASQKRADHLEGLLQQQRKQLLNK